In Moorella sp. Hama-1, a single genomic region encodes these proteins:
- a CDS encoding LapA family protein gives MQIYSLLAILFALLVAIFAVQNAVAVNINFLAWQFPGISLVLVILGSAAFGALVVFLLGLVRQVRVSREIRQLRNENHRLAGDLARLEQGTPGTAGTGATGRKQEF, from the coding sequence ATGCAGATCTATTCGCTCCTAGCCATTCTCTTTGCCCTGCTGGTGGCTATCTTTGCCGTCCAGAACGCTGTGGCAGTCAACATTAACTTTCTGGCCTGGCAGTTTCCAGGGATATCCCTGGTCCTGGTAATCCTGGGTTCGGCAGCCTTTGGCGCCCTGGTCGTTTTTTTACTGGGTTTGGTCCGGCAGGTGCGGGTCAGCCGGGAGATACGGCAGCTAAGAAATGAGAACCACCGCCTGGCCGGTGACTTGGCCCGCCTGGAACAGGGGACGCCGGGAACGGCCGGGACGGGAGCTACGGGAAGGAAGCAGGAGTTTTGA
- a CDS encoding cation diffusion facilitator family transporter, with product MDARVRAARVSIISNISLVLGKLVIGYGIHSVSVMSEAIHSGLDLVAALIAYFSVRVASKPADEEHQYGHGKVENISGTIEALLIFVAALWIIYEAVKKLTTGGHAVTGALAGVAVMAGASLVNYLVSNFLFRVARETESVALDADAWHLRTDVYTSVGVMLGLLALQFTGFHWLDPVVALVVAAMIIKTAYDLSREALLPLLDVSLPAEEEQVIKEIISRHADEYVEFHKLRTRKSGRERQIDLHLVVPRYEHIDYVHDLCEHISDEIKTSLPYTDILIHAEPCTSVRDCTMCRECPEKEKQPPRAKYREEWR from the coding sequence ATGGATGCCAGGGTAAGGGCCGCCAGGGTCTCGATAATTTCCAACATATCCCTGGTGTTGGGTAAGCTGGTGATAGGTTACGGGATCCATTCCGTCAGCGTCATGTCGGAAGCCATCCACTCCGGATTGGACCTGGTGGCGGCCTTAATTGCCTACTTTTCCGTCCGTGTCGCCAGTAAACCAGCCGATGAGGAGCACCAGTACGGCCACGGCAAGGTAGAGAATATCTCGGGAACCATCGAGGCTCTGCTAATTTTTGTGGCAGCCCTCTGGATCATTTACGAGGCCGTGAAAAAGCTCACGACCGGGGGCCATGCCGTGACCGGCGCCCTGGCGGGGGTAGCCGTCATGGCCGGGGCAAGCCTGGTTAACTACCTGGTTTCCAATTTCCTGTTCCGGGTGGCCAGGGAAACAGAATCCGTCGCCCTGGATGCCGACGCCTGGCATCTGCGGACTGACGTCTATACCTCGGTAGGGGTCATGCTGGGTCTGCTGGCGCTGCAGTTTACGGGTTTCCACTGGCTGGACCCGGTGGTGGCCCTGGTAGTGGCAGCCATGATCATCAAGACCGCCTACGATTTAAGCCGGGAGGCCCTCTTACCCTTGCTGGATGTGAGCCTGCCGGCAGAAGAAGAACAGGTTATTAAAGAGATCATCTCCCGCCATGCCGATGAATACGTCGAGTTTCATAAGCTGCGTACCCGCAAGTCCGGCCGCGAGCGCCAGATTGACCTGCACCTGGTGGTACCCCGCTACGAGCATATTGATTACGTCCACGACCTGTGCGAGCATATCAGCGACGAGATTAAGACCTCCCTGCCTTACACCGATATCCTGATTCACGCCGAGCCCTGCACCTCCGTCCGGGACTGCACGATGTGCCGGGAATGTCCGGAGAAGGAAAAACAGCCCCCAAGAGCGAAATATAGGGAGGAATGGCGGTAA
- the secF gene encoding protein translocase subunit SecF, protein MYFDFIGKRKWWYALSLLVIIPGLIAMVLHRPFLNYGIDFTGGNILEVKFHQTVNTAQVREVMDSLNLNQSSIQESGANEFLIRSKELDDNQVKQVTGALQSKLGQMEVIRNDHVGAVIGRELEIKALEAMALAWVLMIIYITLRFGDFLSGLTAILALVHDVLVVTGFFAFFRWEVDSGFVAALLTIIGYSVHDTIVIYDRVRENLRLRKRETFEEIVNKSINQTLRRSINTVVTVLIPLVALLVLGGESTKGLALAMLIGTISGCYSSIFNASPLWVDLRRLTRERHRQAAISKTAVKMENEAATKGKARKATPH, encoded by the coding sequence ATGTATTTTGATTTCATAGGCAAGCGTAAATGGTGGTATGCTTTGTCGTTGCTGGTCATTATCCCGGGACTGATTGCTATGGTCCTGCACCGGCCCTTCTTAAATTACGGGATTGACTTTACCGGCGGCAATATTTTAGAAGTAAAATTTCACCAGACGGTAAATACGGCCCAGGTACGGGAGGTTATGGATAGCTTAAACCTGAACCAGAGTTCAATCCAGGAATCAGGCGCCAACGAATTCCTGATTCGCAGCAAGGAGCTTGATGACAACCAGGTCAAACAGGTTACCGGCGCTTTGCAATCCAAGTTGGGACAGATGGAAGTTATCCGCAATGATCATGTAGGCGCCGTAATCGGGCGGGAATTGGAGATTAAAGCCCTTGAGGCCATGGCCCTGGCCTGGGTGTTGATGATTATTTATATCACCCTCCGCTTCGGCGATTTTCTTTCCGGCTTGACGGCCATCCTGGCGTTGGTCCACGACGTACTGGTGGTGACGGGATTCTTTGCTTTCTTCCGCTGGGAGGTAGACAGTGGTTTCGTAGCCGCCTTGCTGACTATCATCGGTTATTCTGTTCACGATACGATTGTTATCTATGACCGGGTTCGCGAAAACCTGCGCCTGCGTAAACGGGAAACCTTTGAGGAGATAGTCAATAAGAGCATCAACCAGACCTTGCGTCGCTCCATCAACACCGTAGTAACAGTGCTTATCCCCCTGGTGGCCCTGCTGGTCCTGGGCGGCGAGTCTACCAAGGGCCTGGCCCTGGCTATGCTCATTGGTACCATTAGTGGTTGCTATTCCTCCATCTTTAATGCCAGTCCCCTGTGGGTGGATTTAAGGCGTTTAACCCGAGAACGCCACCGCCAGGCTGCTATCTCTAAAACGGCCGTTAAAATGGAAAATGAAGCTGCAACCAAAGGCAAAGCGCGCAAGGCGACACCCCATTAG
- the secD gene encoding protein translocase subunit SecD: MAGGKGAGGVLKLAVVFIAILALGLGTFKPLMNAMKLGLDLKGGVHVVAQAQSTPDHAVTAEDMAALERVMRDRVDQLGIAEPLIQKEGNDRLIIELAGVSNPEEAIKMIGKTAQLEFKTSDGQVVVTGKDLKDAKAIIDQATGEPEITLQFNAEGTKKFADVTQKLVNSYPYGDPRRAIGIYLDQQQLTNPQVQTAIPNGTARITGGFANFEEAANLAALLRGGALPVPVQLIEHRIVGPTLGADSLAKSKNAIIVSMVLIALFMLAMYRLPGVVAIFSLVIYALIILTALWLLKATITLPGIAGILLSVGMAVDANILIYERLREELRNGKTLRAAIDAGFRHAFVTIVDTNSNSILAAVVLYYLGSGAVRGFAINLGLGVLASFFTAVTLTRFLLHLVAEVPWFQGYGFYGVKGPDQQVPTVRGGA; the protein is encoded by the coding sequence TTGGCAGGGGGAAAAGGAGCAGGCGGCGTTTTGAAGCTCGCCGTCGTTTTTATCGCCATCCTGGCGCTGGGATTGGGCACTTTTAAACCTTTAATGAACGCAATGAAACTGGGCCTGGACCTTAAAGGTGGGGTGCATGTAGTTGCCCAGGCCCAGAGTACGCCGGACCATGCGGTAACCGCAGAAGATATGGCCGCCTTGGAACGGGTCATGCGGGACCGGGTCGACCAGCTGGGTATAGCCGAGCCGTTAATTCAAAAAGAAGGCAATGATCGCCTGATCATCGAGCTGGCCGGCGTCAGCAACCCGGAGGAAGCCATCAAGATGATCGGCAAGACGGCCCAGCTGGAGTTCAAGACCAGCGACGGCCAGGTGGTAGTTACCGGTAAAGACCTCAAAGACGCCAAGGCCATCATCGACCAGGCGACCGGGGAACCGGAGATCACCCTGCAATTCAATGCCGAAGGCACCAAAAAGTTTGCCGATGTTACCCAGAAGTTGGTTAATAGTTATCCCTATGGCGACCCCAGGCGGGCCATTGGCATTTACCTCGATCAACAACAATTGACCAACCCGCAGGTGCAAACAGCAATCCCCAACGGAACGGCCCGTATCACCGGCGGTTTCGCCAACTTTGAAGAGGCAGCCAACCTGGCGGCTTTACTCCGCGGCGGCGCCCTGCCGGTACCGGTACAACTAATCGAACACCGGATCGTGGGACCAACCCTGGGAGCCGATTCCCTGGCAAAGAGTAAAAATGCCATTATAGTTAGTATGGTTCTTATTGCCCTCTTCATGCTGGCTATGTACCGCCTGCCAGGAGTGGTAGCTATATTTTCCCTGGTTATTTATGCGTTGATTATCTTGACTGCTCTATGGCTACTGAAGGCCACCATAACCTTACCGGGCATAGCGGGTATTTTGCTTTCAGTAGGCATGGCCGTTGACGCCAATATCTTGATCTATGAGCGCCTGCGGGAAGAGCTGCGTAACGGCAAAACCCTGCGGGCGGCCATTGACGCCGGCTTCCGGCACGCCTTTGTAACTATTGTCGACACCAACAGTAACTCCATCCTGGCGGCGGTAGTCCTGTATTATTTAGGCAGCGGCGCCGTCCGGGGTTTTGCTATCAACCTGGGCTTGGGTGTCCTGGCCAGCTTCTTTACAGCCGTTACTCTGACGCGATTTTTACTGCACCTGGTGGCCGAAGTACCCTGGTTCCAGGGTTATGGCTTTTACGGGGTAAAAGGGCCTGACCAGCAAGTGCCAACGGTAAGGGGTGGGGCTTAA
- a CDS encoding HD domain-containing protein has translation MVTLEEVKRDPEVEALITRGNEHLGAMGFTEHSHRHLNLVASISRNVLERLGFPQRAAELAAIAGYLHDIGNVVSRQDHGQTGALLAYHILTRLGMPAVEGATIMGAIGNHEEEYGQAVNPVGAALILADKSDVHRSRVRNKDITNFDIHDRVNYAVQHSFLRVDAGRRAITLELSIDLTISTPMEYFEIFLSRMMMCRRAAGFLDCHFGLVVNDSRLL, from the coding sequence CTGGTAACCCTTGAGGAAGTAAAAAGGGACCCGGAAGTGGAGGCCCTGATTACCCGGGGCAATGAGCACCTGGGGGCTATGGGCTTTACTGAACATAGCCACCGCCACCTGAATTTGGTGGCCAGCATCAGCCGTAATGTCCTGGAACGCCTGGGCTTTCCCCAGCGGGCGGCGGAACTGGCGGCCATCGCCGGGTATTTACATGATATCGGTAATGTGGTCAGCCGGCAGGATCACGGCCAGACGGGGGCCCTGCTGGCTTATCATATTTTAACCCGCCTGGGGATGCCTGCCGTCGAAGGGGCTACCATTATGGGGGCCATCGGTAATCATGAGGAGGAATACGGCCAGGCCGTCAACCCGGTGGGGGCGGCCTTGATCCTGGCCGATAAATCCGATGTCCACCGTTCCCGGGTGCGGAATAAAGATATCACCAACTTTGATATCCACGACCGGGTTAATTACGCCGTCCAGCATTCCTTCCTGCGGGTTGATGCCGGCCGGCGGGCCATTACCCTGGAGCTGAGCATCGACCTGACCATCAGCACGCCCATGGAGTACTTCGAGATCTTTTTGAGCCGGATGATGATGTGCCGCCGGGCCGCCGGCTTTTTGGACTGCCATTTCGGCCTGGTTGTTAATGATTCACGACTGCTGTAA
- the yajC gene encoding preprotein translocase subunit YajC, with protein MQQWAGTIFYLLIFMGILYFLMIRPQQKQQKQRQAMLASLKVDDRVVLAGGLHGRITKIKDNTMMVRIADKVEVEVDKAGVAYVPGQEG; from the coding sequence ATGCAACAGTGGGCTGGCACTATTTTTTACCTGCTCATCTTTATGGGCATCCTTTACTTCCTGATGATCCGGCCACAACAGAAGCAGCAGAAGCAGCGCCAGGCGATGCTGGCCAGCCTGAAGGTTGACGACCGGGTGGTCCTGGCCGGCGGCCTGCACGGGCGGATTACTAAAATCAAGGATAATACCATGATGGTCCGGATAGCCGATAAGGTCGAGGTTGAGGTTGATAAAGCCGGGGTGGCCTATGTACCGGGGCAGGAGGGTTAA
- the tgt gene encoding tRNA guanosine(34) transglycosylase Tgt: protein MPAVTFTLLKRDRSTGARLGRLTTPHGTIETPVFMPVGTQATVKTMTPEEVAGLGAEIILANTYHLYLRPGADIIREAGGLHRFMHWERPILTDSGGFQVFSLADLREISDAGVTFRSHLDGSTHFLGPAESMAVQEALGADIAMAFDECVAYPASPEEVAAGVERTSRWAEACLQAHRREDQAVFGIIQGGTIPELRRRSAREITALDFPGYGIGGLSVGEPKELMYSILEELQGYLPENKPRYLMGVGSPDCLIEGVRRGVDMFDCVLPTRIARNGTVMTTYGKLVVRNAAYTRDFRPLDPECDCYTCRHYTRAYIRHLLKAEEILGLRLTTIHNLYFLIKLMQRLRQAIADGRLEEVAADFYERYNSGKI, encoded by the coding sequence ATGCCTGCTGTAACCTTTACTTTGCTGAAACGCGATCGTTCTACCGGAGCGCGGCTGGGACGCCTGACAACGCCCCATGGCACCATCGAGACACCGGTTTTCATGCCCGTGGGCACCCAGGCCACCGTCAAGACCATGACCCCGGAAGAGGTGGCCGGCCTGGGAGCGGAGATCATCCTGGCCAATACCTATCACCTCTACCTGCGGCCCGGGGCCGATATCATCCGGGAAGCCGGAGGACTCCATCGATTTATGCACTGGGAGAGGCCGATTCTCACAGACAGCGGCGGTTTCCAGGTCTTCAGCCTGGCGGACCTGCGCGAGATCAGCGACGCAGGGGTGACCTTTCGCTCCCACCTGGACGGCTCGACCCATTTTTTGGGGCCGGCCGAGTCTATGGCCGTTCAGGAAGCCCTGGGCGCGGACATCGCCATGGCCTTCGACGAGTGTGTCGCCTACCCGGCCAGCCCGGAGGAGGTTGCTGCCGGGGTAGAACGCACCAGCCGCTGGGCCGAGGCCTGCCTGCAGGCCCACCGGCGGGAAGATCAGGCGGTCTTCGGGATCATCCAGGGCGGGACCATCCCCGAACTGCGCCGCCGCAGCGCCCGGGAGATAACCGCCCTCGATTTCCCCGGCTACGGTATCGGGGGTTTAAGCGTAGGCGAGCCCAAGGAGTTGATGTACAGCATCCTGGAAGAACTCCAGGGCTACCTGCCGGAGAATAAACCCCGGTACCTCATGGGGGTCGGTTCCCCGGACTGCCTCATTGAAGGGGTGCGGCGGGGGGTGGACATGTTTGACTGCGTCCTGCCCACCCGCATTGCCCGCAACGGCACGGTCATGACCACCTACGGTAAGCTGGTGGTCCGCAACGCCGCCTATACCCGGGACTTCCGGCCCCTGGACCCGGAGTGTGACTGTTACACCTGTCGCCACTATACCCGCGCCTACATCCGTCACCTGTTGAAGGCAGAAGAAATTTTGGGCCTGCGGTTAACCACCATCCACAACCTGTACTTTCTTATTAAATTGATGCAGCGCTTGCGCCAGGCCATCGCCGACGGCCGGCTGGAAGAAGTGGCCGCCGACTTTTATGAACGCTATAATTCGGGAAAAATTTAA
- the queA gene encoding tRNA preQ1(34) S-adenosylmethionine ribosyltransferase-isomerase QueA, protein MRIEEFDYELPPELIAQQPVEPRDASRLLVLHREGGSLEHRHFYDLPRYLEPGDALVVNETKVIPARLWARRAGTGAKVEVLLLNRQAGDTWETLVRPGRRVPAGTELLFGQGELRAKVKGITTAGGRVMEFFYDAPWEQLLERLGEMPLPPYIKEKPADPGRYQTVYAREEGSAAAPTAGLHFTPRLLQEIRDHGVTVASILLHVGLGTFRPVKVENIQEHEMHAEYYAVTPEVATAINAARAAGRRVVAVGTTVVRTLETVAGEDGVIHPGSGWTDIFIYPGYRFKAIDCLVTNFHLPRSTLLMLVSAFAGREQILAAYRVAVREGYRFFSFGDAMLIL, encoded by the coding sequence TTGCGTATTGAAGAGTTTGACTACGAGTTACCGCCAGAACTAATCGCCCAGCAACCGGTGGAGCCGCGGGATGCCTCGCGGCTCCTTGTCCTGCACCGGGAAGGCGGTTCCCTGGAGCATCGCCACTTCTACGACCTCCCCCGTTACCTTGAGCCGGGTGATGCACTGGTGGTGAATGAGACGAAAGTTATCCCGGCCCGCCTGTGGGCCCGCCGCGCCGGTACCGGCGCGAAAGTCGAGGTCCTGTTATTGAACCGGCAGGCAGGGGATACCTGGGAGACCCTGGTCCGGCCGGGACGCCGGGTGCCCGCTGGCACGGAGTTGCTCTTCGGCCAGGGTGAACTGCGGGCCAAGGTTAAGGGTATAACCACCGCCGGGGGCCGGGTCATGGAGTTCTTTTATGATGCCCCCTGGGAGCAGTTGCTGGAACGCCTGGGGGAAATGCCCCTGCCGCCCTACATTAAGGAGAAACCGGCCGATCCCGGGCGCTACCAGACGGTCTATGCCCGGGAGGAGGGCTCGGCGGCGGCTCCCACCGCCGGCCTGCACTTTACCCCCCGCCTCCTGCAGGAGATCCGGGACCACGGGGTGACCGTGGCCAGCATCCTCCTCCACGTCGGCCTGGGGACTTTCCGGCCGGTCAAGGTGGAGAATATCCAGGAACACGAGATGCACGCCGAGTATTATGCTGTCACCCCGGAGGTGGCCACGGCCATCAACGCCGCCCGGGCGGCGGGGCGCCGGGTGGTGGCGGTGGGGACGACAGTCGTCCGCACCCTGGAGACGGTGGCCGGGGAGGACGGCGTCATTCATCCCGGCAGTGGCTGGACGGATATCTTTATTTACCCCGGTTACCGGTTCAAGGCCATCGACTGCCTGGTTACCAACTTCCACCTGCCCCGGTCGACCCTGCTGATGCTGGTCAGCGCCTTCGCCGGCCGGGAGCAGATCCTGGCCGCCTACCGGGTGGCCGTCCGGGAGGGCTATCGCTTTTTTAGTTTCGGTGACGCCATGCTGATTTTGTAA
- a CDS encoding anti-sigma factor domain-containing protein has translation MDGAERGLVMSREGEQVVVLTPQGEWRTLKVPAPLPEVGEEIMLPPVARRPVWPLVTAAAVILMLVLAGALVRRGQGPVQPPVALPVVAYYVNVDINPSVEIAVDKQEIVISARGLNSDGEKLLAGIALQGEKATRAMKILALEALRQGYYLAGGSGAMMVTVVPAGSEKEKLAAGDALGQKLTMEARNVFNQAKVQAAVETATVQPEIRQHAQAAGLSAGKYSIMLEALAAGARVKASDLQQESIAKVLQQVNFDWDDAFARLKKDPDLLKREELLGPTLKAALGQGSFPGGNGSDAGNGAAKGPAVAGKDNAGQGRDQDQKARPPELKDKEAQGPENRQPGGQGGNPGRGQGSRPASRDGVEMTRRLREEWQARMTALLPRTEAGPKEWQTPGIAAPKIIPDLFMKIEEKRRDMAKK, from the coding sequence ATGGACGGCGCTGAACGCGGCCTGGTAATGTCCAGGGAAGGGGAACAGGTAGTAGTTTTGACGCCGCAGGGAGAGTGGCGCACTTTAAAAGTGCCGGCACCCCTGCCGGAAGTAGGGGAAGAGATAATGCTGCCGCCGGTAGCCAGAAGACCGGTTTGGCCCCTGGTCACCGCCGCGGCAGTAATCCTGATGCTCGTCCTGGCCGGTGCCCTGGTGCGGAGAGGTCAAGGTCCGGTGCAGCCGCCTGTCGCTTTGCCTGTGGTCGCCTATTATGTTAATGTGGATATCAACCCCAGCGTCGAAATAGCCGTCGATAAGCAGGAGATAGTTATCAGCGCCCGGGGCTTAAATAGCGATGGCGAAAAACTCCTGGCCGGTATTGCCTTACAGGGGGAAAAGGCGACCAGGGCGATGAAGATCCTCGCCCTGGAGGCCCTGCGCCAGGGGTATTACCTGGCCGGCGGCAGCGGCGCCATGATGGTCACCGTAGTCCCGGCCGGCTCGGAAAAGGAGAAGCTGGCTGCTGGCGATGCCCTGGGACAAAAGCTTACCATGGAAGCCAGGAATGTCTTTAACCAGGCCAAAGTTCAGGCTGCTGTAGAAACGGCTACGGTGCAGCCGGAGATCCGCCAGCATGCCCAGGCCGCCGGGCTCTCGGCCGGTAAGTACAGCATTATGCTCGAAGCCCTGGCAGCCGGAGCCAGGGTGAAAGCTAGCGACCTGCAGCAGGAGAGTATAGCCAAGGTTCTACAGCAGGTCAATTTTGATTGGGACGATGCTTTTGCCAGGTTAAAAAAGGATCCTGACCTCTTAAAGAGGGAGGAACTTCTGGGACCAACCCTGAAGGCGGCCCTGGGCCAGGGATCCTTTCCGGGAGGGAACGGCTCCGACGCCGGGAACGGGGCCGCGAAGGGACCGGCGGTAGCCGGGAAAGATAATGCCGGACAGGGGCGGGACCAGGACCAGAAGGCCCGGCCACCGGAGCTTAAAGACAAGGAGGCTCAGGGGCCGGAAAACCGGCAACCGGGTGGTCAGGGGGGCAATCCGGGCCGGGGGCAGGGTTCCAGACCCGCCAGCCGCGACGGTGTGGAAATGACCCGGAGACTGCGGGAGGAATGGCAGGCCAGGATGACCGCCCTGCTGCCACGAACGGAGGCCGGCCCTAAAGAGTGGCAAACCCCGGGGATAGCCGCGCCCAAAATTATCCCGGATCTTTTCATGAAGATAGAGGAAAAAAGGCGGGACATGGCGAAGAAATAA
- the sigI gene encoding RNA polymerase sigma factor SigI, with amino-acid sequence MQPGADPNHLLAQARGGDAAAREELIRRYTPFILAVVSRTTGHYIRLGEDDEASIGLMAFNEAIDNYSLEGGATFLTLAETVIRRRLIDYFRREGRHRQVLSLQAMEGETAATADPVARDEINMIDELADRREEIERYQEELSSYGITLKDLVKCSPQHRDARDRALAAARVVAANPLLRQYLLERKALPLKALEREVETSRKTLERHRKYIIAAVVMLMGNYEYLAGYIGQDRRGGQDGRR; translated from the coding sequence TTGCAGCCCGGAGCTGACCCCAACCACCTCCTGGCCCAGGCCAGGGGTGGGGATGCCGCGGCCAGGGAGGAACTGATCCGGCGCTATACCCCCTTTATCCTAGCAGTAGTTTCCAGAACGACAGGCCATTATATCCGGTTGGGTGAAGACGACGAAGCCAGTATTGGTTTAATGGCTTTTAACGAGGCCATAGATAACTACAGTTTGGAAGGCGGCGCCACTTTTTTAACCCTGGCCGAGACGGTCATCCGGCGGCGCCTGATTGATTACTTTCGCCGGGAAGGGCGTCACCGCCAGGTCCTCTCCCTCCAGGCCATGGAGGGAGAAACGGCAGCTACGGCCGACCCCGTAGCCCGGGATGAAATAAATATGATCGACGAACTGGCGGACCGGCGGGAAGAGATCGAGCGTTACCAGGAAGAACTTTCCTCCTATGGTATTACATTGAAGGATCTGGTCAAGTGCAGTCCCCAGCACCGGGATGCCCGGGACCGGGCCCTGGCAGCCGCCCGGGTGGTGGCGGCCAACCCCCTTCTCAGGCAATATCTTCTTGAGAGGAAGGCCCTGCCCTTAAAAGCCCTGGAGAGAGAGGTCGAGACCAGCCGCAAAACCCTGGAACGCCATCGCAAATATATCATTGCCGCAGTAGTAATGCTCATGGGCAATTACGAATACCTGGCCGGTTATATTGGCCAGGACCGGAGGGGTGGTCAGGATGGACGGCGCTGA
- a CDS encoding DUF2905 domain-containing protein: MGDWSFLGRMLLGMGLLLAFMGLLLLGLGKLLAIGRLPGDIYIQKGNFTFYLPLVTSLVLSLILTIVLNLLFRR; this comes from the coding sequence GTGGGCGACTGGAGTTTTTTGGGCCGGATGCTCCTGGGAATGGGGCTTTTGCTGGCCTTCATGGGACTGCTGCTCCTGGGACTGGGCAAGCTCCTGGCCATCGGCCGCCTGCCTGGGGACATCTATATCCAGAAGGGTAACTTTACCTTTTACCTGCCCCTGGTCACCTCTTTGGTGCTCAGCCTGATCCTGACGATAGTATTAAACCTGCTTTTCCGGCGTTGA
- the ruvB gene encoding Holliday junction branch migration DNA helicase RuvB, translating into MVTERLVAGNQHHEDQELDLSLRPRRLAEYIGQEHVKETLGIFIQAARERGEALDHVLLYGPPGLGKTTLAGIIANELGVQLRVTSGPALERAGDLAAILTNLQPHDVLFIDEIHRLPRLVEEILYPAMEDFVLDIILGKGPGARSIRLDLPPFTLVGATTRAGLLSSPLRDRFGINSRLEFYQVVELEEIIRRAAGILKVAIEPGGAREIARRARGTPRVANRLLKRVRDFAEIRAGGVITPEVAREALELLQVDAAGLDSSDRRLLLTLIRKFNGGPAGLETLAAAISEEPDTIEDVYEPFLLQKGFIQRTPRGRVATPGAYEHLGIKPEDRLF; encoded by the coding sequence TTGGTAACGGAAAGACTGGTAGCCGGTAACCAGCACCATGAAGACCAGGAACTGGATTTAAGCCTGCGACCGCGCCGCCTGGCCGAGTACATAGGCCAGGAACACGTCAAGGAAACCCTGGGTATTTTTATCCAGGCGGCCCGCGAACGGGGCGAGGCCCTGGATCACGTCCTCCTCTACGGTCCTCCAGGGCTCGGCAAAACGACCCTGGCCGGGATAATCGCCAATGAACTCGGGGTCCAGTTGCGGGTTACCTCGGGGCCGGCTCTGGAGAGGGCCGGGGACCTGGCGGCCATCCTTACCAACCTCCAGCCCCATGACGTCCTCTTTATCGATGAAATTCACCGCCTGCCCCGCCTGGTAGAGGAGATCCTTTATCCGGCCATGGAAGACTTCGTCCTGGATATTATCCTGGGCAAAGGACCGGGTGCCCGCTCCATCCGCCTGGACCTGCCTCCCTTTACCCTGGTGGGGGCGACAACCCGGGCCGGGTTGCTTTCTTCCCCCCTGCGGGACCGCTTCGGCATCAACTCCCGTCTGGAGTTTTACCAGGTGGTCGAGTTAGAAGAGATCATCCGCCGCGCGGCCGGAATCCTTAAAGTGGCCATCGAGCCCGGTGGGGCCCGGGAAATCGCCCGGCGCGCCCGGGGGACGCCGAGGGTAGCCAACCGTTTGTTGAAACGGGTCCGGGATTTCGCCGAGATCCGGGCCGGAGGGGTCATCACTCCGGAGGTGGCCCGGGAGGCCCTGGAGCTCCTGCAGGTCGACGCCGCCGGCCTGGACAGCTCCGACCGGCGCCTGCTGTTAACCCTGATCCGCAAATTTAACGGCGGCCCGGCCGGCCTGGAGACCCTGGCGGCGGCCATCAGCGAGGAGCCGGATACCATCGAGGATGTCTATGAGCCCTTTTTACTCCAGAAGGGCTTTATCCAGCGCACCCCCCGGGGCCGGGTAGCCACCCCGGGGGCCTATGAACACCTGGGGATTAAACCGGAGGACAGGTTGTTTTGA
- the ruvA gene encoding Holliday junction branch migration protein RuvA, producing the protein MIGYLRGRLHQVMPEGILLETGGIGWLVRTVTSRSWPEPGTEVAVYTQLVVREDALELYGFTRPEELRLFTLLRGVNGIGPRGALQILGAATPDQLSRAIAAGDTAFLTALPGIGAKKAQRLLLELKDAVMKSGLVAGPVTAASPAGGGNNDEALAALAALGYSREEIGPVLARVRHELGPEATTAALLQAILKTLGQGGGF; encoded by the coding sequence GTGATCGGATACCTGCGGGGCCGGCTGCACCAGGTAATGCCGGAGGGCATCCTTCTGGAGACCGGGGGTATCGGCTGGCTGGTACGCACGGTGACCAGCCGCTCCTGGCCGGAGCCAGGGACGGAAGTGGCCGTCTATACCCAGCTGGTGGTCAGGGAAGACGCCCTGGAACTCTACGGCTTTACCCGGCCCGAAGAATTGCGCCTTTTTACCCTCCTGCGGGGGGTGAATGGTATCGGGCCCCGGGGCGCCCTCCAGATCCTGGGGGCGGCCACCCCGGACCAGCTGTCCCGGGCCATTGCCGCCGGGGATACCGCTTTTTTAACCGCCCTGCCGGGCATCGGGGCCAAAAAGGCCCAGCGGTTACTCCTGGAACTGAAGGATGCAGTTATGAAGTCGGGCCTGGTGGCCGGGCCGGTGACGGCAGCCAGCCCGGCCGGAGGCGGGAATAATGATGAAGCCCTGGCCGCCTTGGCGGCCCTGGGCTACAGCCGGGAAGAGATCGGCCCGGTTCTGGCCCGGGTGCGCCATGAATTGGGGCCGGAAGCGACGACTGCGGCCCTTCTCCAGGCAATACTCAAAACTCTAGGCCAGGGGGGAGGTTTTTAG